The following coding sequences lie in one Streptomyces sp. NBC_00510 genomic window:
- a CDS encoding ATP-dependent helicase, giving the protein MSRRSTGATPEERDPAGALDAFAPATRAWFTGAFSAPTAAQAGAWRAIAGGSDVLVVAPTGSGKTLAAFLAALDRLASTPPPAEAKRRCRVLYVSPLKALAVDVERNLRSPLTGLRHESVRLRLPEPEVRVGIRSGDTPAAERRALATRPPDILITTPESLFLMLTSSTRESLRGVETVILDEVHAVAGTKRGAHLALSLERLDELLERPARRIGLSATVRPVDEVARFLSPQRKVTVVQPPSQKEFDLSVVVPVEDLGELGGSPATDGDDPRPSIWPHVEERIADLVQDHRSTIVFANSRRLAERLCNRLNEIAYERAMGEPLPEGAPPAEIMAQSGAARGAPPLLARAHHGSVSKEQRALVEEDLKAGRLPAVVATSSLELGIDMGAVDLVVQVESPPSVASGLQRVGRAGHQVGAVSTGVVFPKYRGDLVQSAVVTERMREGAIEALRIPANPLDVLAQQLVAMTALDTWDVDELLAVVRRAAPFAALPHSAFTAVLDMLAGRYPSDAFAELRPRVVWDRVANTVAARPGAQRLAVTSGGTIPDRGLFGVFLAGADPKKGGGRVGELDEEMVYESRVGDVFTLGTTSWRIEDITRDRVLVSPAPGVPGRLPFWKGDQLGRPLELGRALGAFLREVAALAPGKGRARLAAAGLDPWAVDNVLAYLEEQRKACGHVPDDRTIVVERFRDELGDWRVVVHSPFGAQVHAPWALALGARLGERYGFDAQVMHADDGIVLRLPDADLMGLDLLDVDPARQGTEYDADQSPVGAADVAFDKGEVEQLVTDQIGGSALFASRFRECAARALLLPRRDPGKRTPLWQQRQRAAQLLQVASEFGSFPIVLEAVRECLQDVFDVPGLVELMGDIESRKVRLVEVTTPEPSPFAKSLLFGYVAQFLYEGDSPLAERRAAALSLDSRLLAELLGQAELRELLDADVMVELEQELQWLTEDRRIKGPEGVADVLRLLGPLDDAELAARGAEPGWAAGLEGARRAIRVRVAGVDHWAAVEDAGRLRDALGTALPVGVPEAFTEPVKDPLADLLARYARTHGPFTSAEAAQRFGLGTAVADGTLHRLAASGRVVQGEFRPGGAGHEWCDAGVLRRLRRRSLAALRHELEPVPPATLATFLPQWQHVGTHGLRGLDGLVRAVEQLQGAAVPASALEKLVLPARVADYTPAMLDELTSAGEIVWAGAGALQGKDGWLSLYLADTAPLLLPQPQPLELSPVHHAVLDGLSGGYGLFFRQISEQVRAAGHELSDPELAEVVWELAWSGRLTNDTLAPLRALLGSGRTAGSTAHRAPRAVPRGRYGAFTARTGRPAPRVTASRGGPPTTAGRWSLVPEVEPDATHRAHALTHALLDRHGVVTRGAVAAEGVEGGFSAAYRVLSAFEETGQARRGYVVEGLGAAQFAMDGAVDRLRAISNARDREDVRHDKARTVVLAAADPANAYGAALPWPEQPAGVTHRPGRKAGALVVLVDGELTLYVERGGKTLLAWPGPSAAEGDGRGGGGADEERLQAAADALALAVRDGALGRLTVERTNGESALTSVLGRALEAAGFHATPRGLRLRA; this is encoded by the coding sequence ATGTCGCGACGGAGCACTGGGGCCACCCCGGAGGAGCGGGATCCGGCGGGGGCCCTCGACGCGTTCGCCCCCGCCACGCGCGCGTGGTTCACGGGGGCCTTCAGCGCGCCCACCGCCGCGCAGGCGGGGGCCTGGCGGGCGATCGCCGGCGGGTCCGACGTGCTCGTGGTGGCCCCCACGGGCTCCGGGAAGACGCTGGCGGCGTTCCTGGCCGCCCTGGACCGGCTGGCGTCGACGCCGCCGCCGGCCGAGGCCAAGCGCCGCTGCCGTGTGCTGTACGTGTCGCCCCTGAAGGCGCTCGCCGTCGACGTGGAGCGCAACCTGCGCAGTCCGCTGACCGGCCTGCGGCACGAGTCCGTGCGGCTGAGGCTGCCGGAGCCTGAGGTGCGGGTGGGCATCCGCTCGGGCGACACCCCGGCCGCCGAGCGGCGCGCGCTCGCCACCCGGCCGCCGGACATCCTGATCACGACCCCCGAGTCGCTGTTCCTGATGCTGACCTCCTCGACCCGGGAGTCGCTGCGCGGCGTCGAGACGGTGATCCTCGACGAGGTGCACGCCGTCGCCGGGACGAAGCGCGGCGCGCACCTGGCGCTGTCGCTGGAGCGGCTGGACGAGCTGCTGGAGCGTCCCGCGCGGCGTATCGGCCTGTCGGCGACGGTCCGCCCGGTGGACGAGGTGGCGCGCTTCCTGTCGCCGCAGCGCAAGGTGACGGTCGTCCAGCCCCCGTCGCAGAAGGAGTTCGACCTGTCGGTGGTCGTCCCGGTCGAGGACCTGGGCGAGCTCGGCGGCTCCCCCGCCACCGACGGCGACGACCCGCGGCCCTCGATCTGGCCGCACGTCGAGGAGCGCATCGCCGACCTGGTGCAGGACCACCGCTCCACGATCGTCTTCGCCAACTCGCGCCGCCTGGCCGAGCGGCTGTGCAACCGGCTCAACGAGATCGCGTACGAACGGGCCATGGGCGAGCCGCTACCCGAGGGCGCGCCCCCCGCGGAGATCATGGCGCAGTCCGGCGCGGCGCGCGGGGCGCCGCCGCTGCTGGCCAGGGCGCACCACGGCTCGGTCTCCAAGGAGCAGCGCGCCTTGGTGGAGGAGGACCTCAAGGCCGGACGGCTGCCGGCCGTCGTCGCCACGTCCAGCCTGGAGCTGGGCATCGACATGGGCGCGGTGGACCTGGTCGTCCAGGTGGAGTCGCCGCCCTCGGTGGCGTCCGGGCTGCAGCGCGTGGGCCGGGCAGGGCACCAGGTGGGGGCGGTCTCGACCGGGGTGGTCTTCCCCAAGTACCGCGGCGATCTCGTGCAGTCGGCGGTCGTCACCGAGCGGATGCGGGAGGGCGCGATCGAGGCGTTGCGCATCCCGGCCAACCCGCTGGACGTCCTGGCGCAGCAACTGGTCGCGATGACGGCGCTGGACACATGGGACGTCGACGAACTGCTGGCGGTGGTGCGCCGGGCCGCGCCCTTCGCCGCGCTGCCGCACTCGGCGTTCACCGCGGTGCTGGACATGCTGGCCGGGCGCTATCCGTCGGACGCCTTCGCGGAGCTGCGGCCGCGCGTGGTGTGGGACCGGGTGGCGAACACGGTGGCGGCCCGGCCCGGCGCGCAGCGCCTGGCGGTGACCTCGGGCGGCACGATCCCCGACCGCGGGCTGTTCGGGGTGTTCCTGGCCGGCGCCGACCCGAAGAAGGGCGGCGGCCGGGTCGGCGAGCTGGACGAGGAGATGGTCTACGAGTCCCGGGTGGGAGACGTCTTCACCCTGGGCACGACCTCCTGGCGGATCGAGGACATCACCCGCGACCGGGTACTGGTCTCCCCCGCCCCGGGCGTGCCCGGGCGGCTGCCGTTCTGGAAGGGCGACCAGCTCGGCCGTCCGCTCGAGCTGGGCCGCGCCCTCGGCGCGTTCCTGCGCGAGGTCGCCGCCCTGGCCCCGGGCAAGGGCCGGGCCCGGCTGGCCGCGGCGGGGCTGGACCCGTGGGCGGTCGACAATGTGCTGGCCTACCTGGAGGAGCAGCGCAAGGCCTGCGGCCATGTGCCCGACGACCGCACCATCGTGGTGGAGCGCTTCCGGGACGAGCTGGGCGACTGGCGGGTGGTCGTCCACTCCCCCTTCGGCGCCCAGGTCCACGCCCCCTGGGCGCTCGCACTGGGTGCCCGGCTCGGTGAGCGGTACGGCTTCGACGCGCAGGTGATGCACGCCGACGACGGCATCGTGCTGCGTCTGCCGGACGCGGATCTGATGGGCCTGGACCTGCTGGACGTGGATCCGGCGCGGCAGGGCACCGAGTACGACGCCGACCAGTCCCCGGTCGGCGCCGCCGACGTCGCCTTCGACAAGGGCGAGGTCGAGCAGCTCGTCACCGACCAGATCGGCGGTTCCGCGCTGTTCGCGTCCCGGTTCCGGGAGTGCGCGGCCCGTGCGCTGCTGCTGCCCCGCCGGGACCCTGGCAAGCGCACGCCGCTGTGGCAGCAGCGCCAGCGGGCCGCCCAGCTGCTCCAGGTGGCCTCGGAGTTCGGTTCGTTCCCCATCGTGCTGGAGGCGGTACGCGAGTGCCTGCAGGACGTCTTCGACGTCCCCGGGCTGGTCGAGCTGATGGGCGACATCGAGTCCCGCAAGGTGCGGCTGGTCGAGGTGACGACGCCCGAACCGTCGCCGTTCGCCAAGTCGCTGCTCTTCGGCTACGTGGCGCAGTTCCTCTACGAGGGCGACTCGCCGCTGGCCGAGCGGCGCGCCGCGGCGCTCTCGCTGGACTCCCGGCTGCTGGCGGAGCTGCTGGGCCAGGCGGAGCTGCGCGAGCTGCTCGACGCCGACGTGATGGTGGAACTGGAGCAGGAGCTGCAGTGGCTCACCGAGGACCGGCGGATCAAGGGCCCCGAGGGGGTCGCCGACGTGCTGCGGCTGCTGGGCCCGCTGGACGACGCCGAGCTGGCCGCGCGCGGAGCGGAGCCGGGCTGGGCGGCCGGGCTGGAGGGCGCGCGCCGGGCGATCCGGGTCCGCGTCGCGGGCGTGGACCACTGGGCCGCCGTGGAGGACGCCGGGCGGCTGCGGGACGCGCTGGGCACCGCCCTGCCGGTCGGTGTGCCCGAGGCGTTCACCGAGCCCGTCAAGGACCCGCTGGCGGATCTGCTGGCCCGCTACGCCCGTACGCACGGGCCGTTCACCTCGGCCGAGGCCGCACAGCGCTTCGGCCTGGGCACCGCCGTCGCCGACGGCACCCTGCACCGGCTCGCCGCGTCCGGCCGGGTCGTGCAGGGCGAGTTCAGGCCGGGAGGCGCGGGCCACGAGTGGTGCGACGCCGGTGTGCTGCGGCGGCTGCGGCGGCGCTCGCTGGCGGCGCTGCGGCACGAACTGGAACCCGTGCCGCCGGCCACGCTGGCCACCTTCCTGCCGCAGTGGCAGCACGTGGGCACGCACGGCCTGCGCGGCCTCGACGGCCTGGTGCGGGCCGTCGAGCAGTTGCAGGGCGCCGCCGTCCCCGCCTCGGCCCTGGAGAAGCTGGTCCTGCCCGCCCGTGTGGCGGACTACACCCCGGCGATGCTGGACGAGCTGACGTCGGCGGGCGAGATCGTGTGGGCGGGGGCCGGCGCCCTGCAGGGCAAGGACGGCTGGCTGTCGCTGTATCTCGCCGACACCGCGCCCCTGTTGCTGCCGCAGCCCCAGCCGCTGGAACTCTCCCCGGTGCACCACGCGGTCCTGGACGGGCTCTCGGGCGGCTACGGGCTGTTCTTCCGGCAGATCTCCGAACAGGTCCGCGCCGCCGGGCACGAGCTGTCCGATCCGGAACTGGCCGAGGTGGTCTGGGAGCTGGCCTGGTCGGGCCGGCTGACCAACGACACGCTCGCGCCGCTGCGCGCCCTGCTCGGCTCCGGCCGTACGGCGGGCTCCACCGCGCACCGGGCGCCGCGCGCGGTGCCCCGCGGCCGCTACGGCGCCTTCACGGCCCGTACCGGCCGGCCCGCGCCCCGGGTGACGGCGTCACGGGGCGGGCCGCCGACGACCGCGGGCCGCTGGTCCCTGGTGCCGGAGGTGGAGCCCGACGCGACGCACCGGGCACACGCCCTCACCCACGCGCTGCTGGACCGGCACGGCGTGGTCACCCGGGGGGCGGTGGCCGCCGAGGGTGTGGAGGGCGGCTTCTCCGCCGCGTACCGCGTCCTGTCGGCCTTCGAGGAGACCGGCCAGGCGCGCCGTGGCTACGTCGTGGAGGGGCTGGGCGCGGCCCAGTTCGCCATGGACGGCGCGGTGGACCGCCTGCGGGCCATCAGCAACGCCCGGGACCGCGAGGACGTCCGGCACGACAAGGCCCGCACCGTGGTGCTGGCCGCGGCCGACCCGGCCAACGCCTACGGCGCCGCCCTGCCCTGGCCCGAGCAGCCCGCCGGGGTGACCCACCGGCCGGGACGCAAGGCGGGGGCCCTGGTCGTCCTGGTCGACGGCGAGCTCACGCTGTACGTGGAGCGCGGCGGCAAGACCCTGCTGGCCTGGCCCGGCCCCTCCGCGGCGGAGGGCGACGGCCGGGGAGGCGGCGGCGCGGACGAGGAGCGGTTGCAGGCGGCCGCCGACGCGCTCGCCCTGGCCGTGCGCGACGGAGCGCTCGGCCGGCTCACGGTGGAACGCACGAACGGCGAGTCCGCCCTCACCTCGGTGCTCGGCCGGGCCCTGGAGGCGGCCGGCTTCCATGCGACACCCCGCGGCCTGCGGCTGCGGGCCTGA
- a CDS encoding AzlD domain-containing protein has protein sequence MSTWIAVGVTAFGCYAVKLLGLSVPAGFLERPVVRRLAALLPIALLAALTALQTFGDGRGLVLDARAAGLAAAGVALLLRAPFLVVVAVAVVVTGALRAVTG, from the coding sequence TTGAGCACGTGGATCGCCGTGGGCGTCACCGCCTTCGGCTGCTACGCCGTGAAACTGCTGGGCCTGTCCGTTCCCGCGGGCTTCCTGGAACGCCCCGTCGTGCGGCGGCTGGCCGCGCTGCTGCCCATCGCCCTGCTGGCGGCCCTCACCGCACTGCAGACCTTCGGGGACGGGCGCGGCCTGGTGCTCGACGCGCGCGCCGCGGGTCTGGCGGCGGCCGGCGTCGCCCTCCTGCTGCGCGCCCCCTTCCTGGTGGTCGTCGCCGTCGCGGTGGTGGTGACCGGAGCGCTGCGGGCCGTCACCGGGTGA
- a CDS encoding SpoIIE family protein phosphatase translates to MTTHTDLDNLGSPHDGSGALFVVDGHGDVLMCTGSVHELTGRPPGAVCGHPVAELLTAPEVWARLLPAARAAEAEDDAELRHSDGTAVPVRLRVQPMAAGGGPAGGMVVTVTPRAVSERRKEDEALLRALFRQRHVGLAIHDMALETTRFNLVSGVDLPPGAGVRVDPTDWTVEDVLLPKDAAALREQLRHVAETGEPLVDWVHSARRQGTPDVKRVASFSAFRLHGANDRPVGVAVIFTDVTQEHAARQRMELMHAAAEGIGRSLDVARVAQELVDVLVSHRFADLAAVDLTHTVLIGQEPGEFRLGAPFRRVAVASFDGSWPPEIHPRGAGFRLRSLESDHLRGGAAVFRSDLTSWREGLAGDLERSRLLLPDTAASFLSVPLIARGLVLGVLVMWRTAALPPYGLGDAGLAEELASRASLGLDNARRYTREHRTVEALQRSLLPPSITETTGVLTAGSYVPAGTTEAVGGAWFDVIPLSSSRLALVSGDVTGHGLNAAATMGRLRTAVQTLADLDLPPGELLAHMDDLVVRLGDVAPPHGEDQDGTAGGSAVGATCLYCVYDPVEGRCEMASAGHPAPVYAAPGAPAEVIGLKPGPALGVDSLPFEPVGFEVPPGSVLAFFNEPLLSHPDGSAQERLGRLCSVLATDPGGTRTPTQTGRAILEELLAEPPGDDVTLLVARMRPLPPGSVATWEFPADPAVVARARTAVESQLQLWDLKHLAFTTELITSELVTNAIRYGGDPVGLRLIRDDTLVCEVSDPSQTQPRLRRARLSDEGGRGLFLIAQLSSRWGSRYTAGGKTIWAEQPLSES, encoded by the coding sequence GTGACTACACACACCGACCTGGACAACCTCGGCTCGCCGCATGACGGCAGCGGCGCCCTGTTCGTCGTCGACGGGCACGGCGACGTCCTCATGTGCACCGGATCGGTGCACGAGCTGACCGGACGGCCCCCCGGGGCGGTGTGCGGACACCCGGTCGCCGAACTCCTGACGGCCCCGGAGGTGTGGGCACGCCTCCTCCCCGCGGCCCGCGCCGCCGAAGCGGAGGACGACGCCGAGCTGCGGCACAGCGACGGCACCGCGGTCCCGGTACGGCTGCGGGTGCAGCCGATGGCCGCGGGCGGCGGGCCGGCCGGGGGGATGGTCGTGACCGTCACACCCCGCGCGGTGTCCGAACGCCGCAAGGAGGACGAGGCACTGCTCAGGGCCCTCTTCCGGCAGCGGCACGTCGGCCTCGCGATCCACGACATGGCGCTGGAGACCACCCGGTTCAACCTCGTCTCCGGCGTCGACCTTCCGCCGGGAGCCGGCGTCCGCGTGGATCCGACGGACTGGACCGTCGAGGACGTGCTGCTCCCCAAGGACGCGGCGGCGCTCCGGGAGCAACTGCGGCACGTGGCCGAGACCGGGGAGCCGCTGGTCGACTGGGTGCACAGCGCCCGGCGCCAGGGGACACCGGACGTCAAAAGGGTGGCGTCCTTCTCCGCCTTCCGGCTGCACGGCGCGAACGACCGCCCCGTCGGGGTCGCCGTCATCTTCACCGACGTCACCCAGGAGCACGCCGCCCGCCAGCGCATGGAGTTGATGCACGCCGCCGCGGAGGGCATCGGACGCAGCCTGGACGTCGCCAGGGTCGCCCAGGAACTCGTGGACGTGCTCGTCTCCCACCGTTTCGCCGACCTGGCCGCCGTGGATCTCACCCACACCGTGCTGATCGGCCAGGAGCCCGGCGAGTTCCGGCTCGGTGCCCCCTTCCGCAGGGTCGCGGTGGCCTCCTTCGACGGCTCGTGGCCCCCCGAGATCCACCCCCGGGGCGCCGGTTTCCGCCTGCGCAGCCTGGAGAGCGACCACCTGCGCGGCGGCGCCGCCGTCTTCAGGTCGGACCTGACCTCCTGGCGCGAGGGCCTGGCCGGGGACCTCGAACGCAGCCGGCTGCTGCTGCCCGACACGGCGGCGTCCTTCCTGAGCGTGCCGCTGATCGCCCGCGGCCTGGTGCTCGGCGTCCTGGTGATGTGGCGGACCGCCGCCCTGCCCCCGTACGGCCTGGGCGACGCGGGCCTCGCGGAGGAGCTCGCCTCACGGGCCTCCCTGGGCCTGGACAACGCCCGCCGCTACACGCGCGAGCACCGCACCGTCGAGGCGCTCCAGCGCAGCCTGCTCCCGCCGTCGATCACCGAGACCACCGGGGTGCTGACCGCCGGCAGCTACGTACCGGCGGGCACGACGGAAGCGGTCGGCGGCGCCTGGTTCGACGTGATCCCGCTGTCCTCCAGCCGGCTGGCGCTGGTCAGCGGCGACGTCACCGGCCACGGCCTGAACGCGGCGGCCACCATGGGCAGGCTCCGCACGGCGGTGCAGACCCTGGCCGACCTCGACCTGCCGCCCGGTGAACTCCTGGCCCACATGGACGACCTCGTCGTCAGGCTCGGCGACGTCGCCCCGCCGCACGGCGAGGACCAGGACGGCACGGCGGGCGGCAGCGCGGTCGGCGCCACCTGCCTGTACTGCGTCTACGACCCCGTCGAGGGCCGCTGCGAGATGGCGAGCGCCGGGCATCCCGCGCCGGTGTACGCCGCGCCGGGCGCCCCCGCCGAGGTGATCGGCCTCAAGCCCGGTCCGGCGCTGGGCGTGGACAGCCTGCCCTTCGAGCCGGTCGGCTTCGAGGTCCCCCCGGGCAGTGTGCTGGCGTTCTTCAACGAGCCGCTCCTGTCCCACCCCGACGGCTCCGCGCAGGAGCGGCTCGGGCGTCTGTGCTCGGTGCTCGCCACGGACCCCGGCGGGACCCGCACCCCCACCCAGACGGGCCGCGCGATCCTCGAAGAACTCCTGGCAGAACCGCCCGGCGACGACGTCACGCTGCTCGTCGCCCGTATGCGCCCCCTGCCGCCCGGCTCCGTCGCCACCTGGGAGTTCCCCGCCGATCCCGCCGTCGTGGCGCGGGCCAGGACCGCGGTGGAGAGCCAGCTGCAGCTGTGGGACCTCAAGCACCTGGCGTTCACGACCGAACTCATCACCAGTGAGCTGGTCACCAACGCGATCCGCTACGGCGGCGACCCCGTCGGGCTGCGCCTGATCCGCGACGACACCCTGGTCTGCGAGGTGTCCGACCCGAGCCAGACCCAGCCCCGGCT
- a CDS encoding AzlC family ABC transporter permease, giving the protein MEAGRDRQHPPPSVKPRSAVVRDALGVGVAVGLSGFAFGVTSAGAGLSLLQTCALSLLVFTGASQFALVGALGAGGSPLAAAAGAFFLGVRNAFYGLRLSELLRVPRAVRPFAAQWVIDETSAVALAQPDRASARLGFTVTGATLYTLWNLTTFLGAFGAAALGDPADWGLDAAGPAVFLALLAPMLRGRRERATAAVAVPLALVCLPLLPAGVPVLVAALAAPLVLAVTRRKEADR; this is encoded by the coding sequence TTGGAAGCCGGCCGGGACCGGCAGCACCCCCCGCCGTCCGTCAAGCCGCGTTCCGCGGTGGTCCGTGACGCCCTGGGAGTGGGCGTCGCCGTCGGTCTGTCCGGCTTCGCCTTCGGAGTGACCTCGGCCGGGGCCGGGCTGAGCCTGCTGCAGACCTGCGCGCTCAGCCTGCTGGTGTTCACCGGCGCCTCGCAGTTCGCGCTCGTCGGCGCCCTGGGCGCGGGCGGCAGTCCCCTGGCGGCCGCCGCCGGGGCGTTCTTCCTCGGGGTCCGCAACGCCTTCTACGGGCTGCGGCTGTCCGAACTGCTGCGCGTCCCGCGCGCGGTGCGCCCCTTCGCGGCGCAGTGGGTGATCGACGAGACGTCCGCCGTCGCCCTGGCGCAGCCCGACCGGGCGAGCGCCCGGCTGGGTTTCACGGTCACCGGCGCCACCCTCTACACGCTGTGGAACCTGACCACGTTCCTGGGCGCGTTCGGCGCCGCCGCGCTCGGCGACCCGGCCGACTGGGGCCTGGACGCGGCCGGTCCGGCGGTCTTCCTCGCGCTGCTCGCACCGATGCTGCGGGGCCGCCGCGAGCGGGCCACGGCGGCGGTCGCCGTACCGCTCGCCCTGGTGTGCCTGCCGCTGCTCCCCGCGGGGGTGCCCGTCCTGGTCGCGGCGCTGGCCGCACCGCTCGTCCTGGCCGTGACCCGCCGCAAGGAGGCCGACCGTTGA
- a CDS encoding helix-turn-helix domain-containing protein: MAVDSLPVLSDAARALAARCEHRVHEIARSMTTRAFADLPGYAELPSDVKDGELAATARHGLRLFLRRVVHGTPAERPERGDFDRFRERAAQRAEEGLPLHLVLRGHLRGTAVLWRALREVARPGEEAALAELADVLIGIQEGIVGAVSETYLDEQSTLAAERREERRALVRALLDGSLPPERFPAGRLGLAGGALVLALHFPPEDAAGRPPAAAHRRPRRAQAALDRAFGTEVPALLDDTGGHAVVPGHPVLPGGDDALLAPLRRACSADVRLAAVTAAGPEDIPGAARTATEVLRVARAGGLPPGLHRLDDVLLEYHLSRRDESSDRIAALLDPIAGRQDLVETLRTYLGSRQERRSTARQLGLHPNTVDNRLARICELTGLDLAAPHGTALALAALLLRDAAG, translated from the coding sequence ATGGCGGTCGACTCCCTGCCGGTCCTCTCCGACGCGGCCCGCGCTCTCGCGGCGCGCTGCGAGCACCGGGTGCACGAGATCGCCCGCTCCATGACGACGCGCGCCTTCGCCGACCTCCCCGGCTATGCCGAGCTGCCCTCGGACGTCAAGGACGGGGAACTCGCCGCCACCGCGCGCCACGGCCTGCGGCTCTTCCTGCGCCGGGTCGTCCACGGCACTCCGGCCGAGCGGCCGGAGCGGGGCGACTTCGACCGCTTCAGGGAACGCGCCGCCCAGCGCGCCGAGGAGGGGCTGCCCCTGCACCTGGTGCTGCGCGGCCACCTGCGCGGCACCGCCGTGCTGTGGCGGGCGCTGCGGGAGGTGGCGCGGCCGGGCGAGGAGGCCGCGCTCGCGGAGCTCGCCGACGTCCTCATCGGCATCCAGGAGGGCATCGTCGGCGCCGTCTCCGAGACGTACCTGGACGAGCAGAGCACGCTCGCCGCAGAGCGCCGTGAGGAGCGCCGCGCCCTGGTGCGGGCGCTGCTGGACGGCTCCCTGCCGCCGGAACGGTTCCCCGCCGGGCGGCTGGGCCTGGCGGGCGGCGCCCTCGTGCTCGCCCTCCACTTCCCGCCCGAGGACGCCGCCGGCCGTCCCCCGGCGGCCGCGCACCGCAGGCCGCGCCGGGCCCAGGCCGCGCTGGACCGCGCTTTCGGCACCGAGGTGCCGGCCCTGCTCGACGACACCGGCGGCCACGCCGTCGTCCCCGGCCACCCGGTGCTGCCGGGCGGCGACGACGCCCTGCTCGCACCGCTGCGCCGCGCCTGCTCCGCGGACGTGCGGCTGGCCGCCGTCACGGCCGCCGGCCCCGAGGACATCCCCGGTGCCGCCCGCACGGCGACGGAGGTGCTGAGGGTGGCGCGCGCCGGAGGGCTGCCGCCGGGGCTGCACCGGCTCGACGACGTGCTGCTGGAGTACCACCTGTCACGGCGCGACGAGAGCAGCGATCGCATAGCGGCCCTGCTCGACCCGATCGCGGGCCGCCAGGACCTGGTCGAGACGCTGCGGACCTACCTCGGCAGCCGGCAGGAACGCCGCAGCACCGCCCGGCAGTTGGGGCTGCACCCCAACACCGTCGACAACCGGCTGGCCCGGATCTGCGAACTCACCGGGCTCGACCTCGCCGCGCCGCACGGCACGGCCCTGGCACTGGCCGCGCTGCTGCTGCGCGACGCCGCCGGGTGA
- a CDS encoding AraC family transcriptional regulator, producing the protein MGSDERARFWRHPGLPDVDLLRARYVRKTFVRHTHESFVIAGITQGVEAFHHHGTIERAGPGAVALINPDTAHTGHAGVPEGWTYSVLYPGADVVASVAAETTAIRGTAGFTVAVAEDSYAVHLVTQVLRAADQGNALAADTMMRLAVARLLRAHGGTLPERALLTAGARNAERARQILEARLTDPPPLAELASGLGTSPFALLRGFRDLYGMPPHAWLTDARVRRARRLLDDGTAPAEAAVAVGFTDQPHLNRHFTRIVGVPPGAYQRERKNVQDGSKGAA; encoded by the coding sequence ATGGGGTCGGACGAGCGGGCGCGGTTCTGGAGGCATCCGGGCTTGCCGGACGTCGATCTCCTGCGGGCGCGGTACGTGCGCAAGACGTTCGTCCGGCACACGCACGAGTCGTTCGTGATCGCCGGCATCACCCAGGGAGTCGAGGCCTTCCACCACCACGGCACCATCGAGCGGGCGGGGCCGGGGGCGGTGGCGCTGATCAACCCCGACACCGCGCACACCGGGCACGCGGGCGTGCCCGAGGGGTGGACGTACAGCGTGCTGTACCCCGGGGCCGACGTCGTGGCCTCCGTCGCGGCGGAGACGACGGCGATCCGCGGGACGGCGGGCTTCACCGTCGCCGTCGCCGAGGACTCGTACGCCGTGCACCTGGTCACCCAGGTGCTGCGGGCGGCCGACCAGGGCAACGCGCTCGCCGCCGACACCATGATGCGGCTCGCCGTCGCCCGGCTGCTGCGCGCCCACGGGGGCACGCTGCCCGAGCGCGCCCTTCTCACCGCGGGCGCCCGCAACGCCGAGCGGGCCCGGCAGATCCTGGAGGCGCGCCTCACCGACCCGCCGCCGCTGGCGGAGCTCGCGTCCGGGCTGGGCACGAGCCCCTTCGCGCTGCTGCGCGGGTTCCGCGACCTGTACGGCATGCCCCCGCACGCCTGGCTCACCGACGCCCGGGTCCGGCGCGCGCGGCGGCTGCTGGACGACGGGACGGCACCGGCCGAGGCCGCGGTCGCCGTGGGCTTCACCGACCAGCCCCATCTGAACCGCCACTTCACGCGGATCGTGGGGGTCCCGCCGGGCGCGTACCAGCGGGAGCGCAAGAACGTACAAGACGGCTCCAAGGGCGCGGCCTAG